Proteins found in one Xenopus laevis strain J_2021 chromosome 1L, Xenopus_laevis_v10.1, whole genome shotgun sequence genomic segment:
- the LOC108697129 gene encoding nucleophosmin-like gives MEDSMDMDNIAPLRPQNFLFGCELKADKKEYSFKVEDDENEHQLSLRTVSLGASAKDELHVVEAEGINYEGKMIKIALASLKPTVQPTVSLGGFEITPPVILRLKSGSGPVYVSGQHLVALEDLESSDDEDEEPSPKNAKRIAPDSASKVPRKKTRLEEEEGDSDEDDDDDDEDDDDEDDDEEEEETPVKKTDSTKSKAAQKLNHNGKASALSTTQTTPKTPEQKGKQDTKPQTPKTPKTPLSSEEIKAKMQIYLEKGDLHQGGTHSGSRSTDFIN, from the coding sequence atggaagattCAATGGACATGGATAACATCGCTCCACTCCGCCCACAGAATTTCCTCTTTGGATGCGAGCTTAAAGCAGACAAAAAAGAATATTCATTTAAAGTCGAAGATGATGAAAATGAGCATCAGTTGTCCTTGAGAACAGTTAGTTTGGGTGCTTCTGCTAAAGATGAACTTCATGTTGTTGAGGCTGAAGGaataaattatgagggtaaaatGATTAAAATTGCCCTTGCCTCACTGAAGCCGACAGTGCAACCAACGGTATCTCTAGGAGGGTTTGAGATAACACCACCAGTAATTTTGCGGTTGAAATCTGGTTCAGGACCAGTATATGTCAGTGGGCAACATCTTGTGGCTTTAGAAGATCTTGAATCCTCCGATGATGAAGATGAGGAACCCAgcccaaaaaatgcaaaaaggataGCACCTGATTCAGCATCAAAAGTTCCTCGGAAAAAAACACGTCTAGAAGAAGAGGAAGGAGATTCAGacgaggatgatgatgatgatgacgaggatgatgatgatgaagatgatgatgaagaggaggaagaaacACCTGTTAAAAAGACTGACTCTACAAAATCGAAGGCAGCTCAAAAGTTGAATCACAATGGGAAGGCTTCTGCATTGTCCACAACACAAACGACTCCAAAAACTCCAGAGCAGAAAGGAAAACAAGATACAAAGCCTCAAACACCAAAGACACCAAAAACTCCTTTGTCTTCTGaggaaataaaagcaaagatgcaAATTTATTTAGAAAAGGGAGACTTACATCAAGGAGGTACACACTCAGGATCACGTAGCACAGACTTTATTAACTGA